In Phaseolus vulgaris cultivar G19833 chromosome 10, P. vulgaris v2.0, whole genome shotgun sequence, a single genomic region encodes these proteins:
- the LOC137815773 gene encoding uncharacterized protein, with protein sequence MISVVTAGRKVHRVLVDQGSSTDVMFWTTFNKLQLSPNQLRPYIGFLYGFAGDQVEVRGHLELRTSFTDGATSRMENIRYLVVNAPSAYNILLGRRTLNRMRAVASTRHMKMKLPDLGGRVITIRSDQKEAKKYYEYSLKTKREVFMVTTRAPKGVAPTEIARERRPEPVGEVLEREIGGRTFKLHKLLGQATHDQIIEVIVRHLDAFAWSASDMPSIDPDFLCHRLTMDPKVRPVCRRRRKFNEERRQVIKEETKKLLSAGHIREIKYPEWLANMVLVKKANGKWRMCVDFTDLNKACLKDSYPDVNAIARILDSLTFLGTT encoded by the coding sequence ATGATCTCAGTAGTGACCGCGGGGAGAAAGGTACATCGTGTGCTGGTGGATCAGGGAAGCTCaacagacgtgatgttctggacaaccttcaacaagctgcagttgTCCCCTAACCAACTGAGGCCTTATATTGGCTTTTTGTACGGCTTCGcgggagaccaggtggaggtgcgtggGCACTTAGAGCTGAGGACCAGCTTCACAGATGGTGCCACGTCCCGCATGGAGAACATCAGGTACCTCGTCGTCAATGCCCCCTCCGCATATAACATACTGTTGGGTAGACGTACGCTGAACAGGATGAGGGCGGTGgcgtcgacgaggcacatgaagatgaaactGCCTGACTTGGGAGGAAGGGTGATAACAATCAGGTCGGACCAGAAAGAGGCTAAGAAATACTACGAATACAGCCTCAAGACCAAAAGAGAAGTGTTCATGGTCACCACGAGGGCACCAAAAGGGGTTGCCCCTACAGAGATCGCCCGAGAGAGGCGACCCGAACCAGTAGGAGAAGtcctggagagggagattggagGCAGGACGTTCAAGCTTCACAAATTACTAGGTCAAGCAACACATGACCAGATCATCGAGGTCATAGTGCGACATCTGGATGCCTTCgcgtggtccgcctcggacatgccaagCATAGACCcagacttcttgtgccaccgcctcaccatggaccccaaggtcAGGCCTGTCTGCcggagaagaaggaagttcaacgaagagaggcgaCAGGTCATAAAAGAAGAGACGAAGAAGTTGTTGAGCGCCggccacataagggagatcaagtaccctgagtggttggcaaacatggtcctggtgaagaaggccaatgggaagtggaggatgtgtgttgacttcacggacctcaACAAAGCTTGCCTGAAGGACTCGTATcctgatgtgaatgcaatagcaagaatacttgattctttgacattcttaggaacaacttga